A genomic window from Leptolyngbya sp. BL0902 includes:
- a CDS encoding DUF3386 domain-containing protein — MVGTQIAAQELFRAAYENRYTWDQDFPGYTADVTFTDNGQVYTGKAKVGADLKPEVTGIEDEAAQKAIHGQLFEVAIHRVRRSFEATHGANTFRYGETLADGSIEILMGGKAEGDKYHIRDNEVSMVHRHIHGVVVTIHTFSSHDTGAGYLSHRYDSVYHDPQTGAQKGGLSTFEDNYDAVGGYHILSHRHIETTTDNGPQVQDFVFSNIALMEKA, encoded by the coding sequence ATGGTTGGAACCCAAATTGCGGCTCAGGAACTGTTTCGCGCCGCCTACGAAAACCGCTACACCTGGGATCAAGATTTTCCAGGCTACACCGCCGACGTCACCTTTACCGACAACGGCCAGGTTTACACAGGCAAGGCCAAGGTGGGCGCGGATCTAAAACCGGAAGTCACCGGGATTGAGGATGAAGCCGCCCAAAAAGCCATCCACGGCCAGCTTTTTGAAGTGGCCATTCACCGGGTTCGCCGCAGCTTTGAAGCGACCCACGGGGCCAACACCTTCCGCTATGGCGAAACCCTCGCCGATGGATCCATCGAAATCCTGATGGGCGGCAAAGCCGAGGGCGACAAGTACCACATCCGCGATAACGAGGTTTCCATGGTGCATCGCCATATCCACGGCGTGGTCGTCACCATCCACACCTTCAGCAGCCACGACACCGGGGCGGGCTACCTCTCCCACCGCTACGATTCTGTCTACCACGATCCCCAAACCGGAGCCCAAAAGGGTGGCCTCAGCACCTTCGAGGACAACTACGACGCCGTGGGTGGCTACCACATCCTCTCCCACCGCCACATCGAGACCACCACGGACAACGGCCCCCAAGTGCAAGACTTTGTCTTCTCCAACATCGCGCTGATGGAAAAAGCCTAG
- the ftsZ gene encoding cell division protein FtsZ, protein MPGDTLNHNTALPSSVARIKVIGVGGGGCNAVNRMVHSGLTGIEFWSVNTDAQALDIAAVSNTLHIGQKLTRGLGAGGNPAIGQKAAEESREEIAAALEESDLVFITAGMGGGTGTGAAPIVAEIAKEAGALTIGVVTRPFTFEGRRRMTQADEGIAALQGRVDTLIVIPNDKLLSVISEQTPVQEAFRTADDILRQGVQGISDIIMIPGLVNVDFADVRAVMADAGTALMGIGVGSGKSRAREAAIAAISSPLLEASIDGASGAVFNVTGGSDLTLHEVNAAAEIIYEGVDPNANIIFGAVIDERLQGEVRITVIATGFNTRPGVPPAVEAERVTPFKRNLTPPPPPPPPPSGGGGLGSGLDIPDFLQRRRPNNR, encoded by the coding sequence ATGCCCGGAGATACGCTAAACCACAACACCGCATTGCCCAGTAGCGTTGCTCGTATCAAAGTGATCGGGGTCGGTGGCGGTGGCTGCAATGCCGTCAATCGCATGGTTCACAGTGGGCTGACTGGGATTGAGTTCTGGTCGGTCAACACCGATGCCCAAGCCCTGGACATCGCCGCTGTTTCCAATACCTTGCACATCGGCCAGAAGCTCACCCGTGGGTTAGGGGCGGGTGGCAACCCCGCCATTGGTCAAAAGGCCGCTGAGGAGTCTCGGGAGGAAATCGCCGCTGCCCTCGAAGAGTCTGACCTCGTCTTTATTACCGCTGGTATGGGTGGAGGGACGGGCACCGGGGCCGCTCCCATTGTGGCCGAAATTGCCAAGGAAGCCGGAGCGCTCACCATTGGGGTTGTGACCCGTCCGTTCACCTTTGAAGGTCGGCGACGGATGACCCAGGCTGATGAAGGCATTGCGGCCCTCCAGGGGCGTGTTGACACCTTAATTGTGATCCCCAACGATAAACTTCTCTCCGTTATCTCCGAGCAAACCCCCGTCCAAGAGGCTTTCCGCACCGCCGACGACATTCTGCGCCAGGGGGTACAGGGCATCTCAGACATCATTATGATTCCTGGCCTGGTCAACGTGGACTTTGCCGACGTCCGAGCCGTCATGGCCGATGCGGGCACCGCCCTGATGGGGATTGGCGTGGGTTCCGGCAAGTCGCGGGCCAGGGAAGCAGCCATTGCGGCTATTTCCTCGCCTCTACTGGAAGCCTCCATTGATGGCGCGTCTGGGGCGGTCTTCAACGTGACGGGTGGTTCTGACCTCACCCTCCACGAAGTGAACGCAGCGGCGGAAATCATCTACGAAGGAGTGGATCCAAACGCCAACATCATCTTTGGGGCCGTCATCGACGAACGCCTGCAAGGGGAAGTGAGAATTACCGTCATCGCCACGGGCTTTAATACCCGCCCTGGGGTGCCGCCAGCAGTAGAAGCCGAGCGGGTTACACCCTTTAAGCGCAACCTTACCCCTCCCCCTCCTCCCCCTCCCCCTCCCTCTGGTGGTGGTGGCCTAGGCTCAGGGCTGGATATTCCAGACTTTCTCCAGCGACGACGCCCCAACAACCGCTAG
- a CDS encoding nucleoside hydrolase, translated as MVRRPLIIDCDPGVDDAIALLLALASPDEFDLLGITTVAGNVPLHLTQYNARRIGQLAQRWEVPIYAGCPRPILRAPVTAEHVHGQTGLDGATLPEPTQPLLPQHAVDFLIHQCKVAPAPITLATLGPLTNLAVALVQAPEIAQTIDHVVTMGGALGRGNVTPSAEFNLYADPHAARIVVEAGLNLTLIPLDVTHQVITTPERLAALESLGTPVGQAAAGLLRYYGQREGEGNGVAGAPLHDPCVIAYLLNPDLFSGRPMHLAIETDSPLCLGRTVANPHPTESTPANATILEAVHGDGVYRLLTERLARL; from the coding sequence ATGGTACGGCGACCCCTCATTATTGACTGCGATCCGGGTGTTGACGATGCCATCGCCCTGCTCCTGGCCCTGGCCAGCCCCGATGAGTTTGACCTGCTGGGCATTACCACCGTGGCGGGAAACGTGCCCCTACACCTGACCCAGTACAACGCCCGCCGCATTGGCCAACTGGCCCAGCGCTGGGAGGTTCCTATCTACGCAGGATGTCCTCGGCCCATCCTGCGTGCCCCCGTCACCGCCGAGCATGTCCATGGCCAAACGGGGCTGGATGGCGCAACCCTGCCAGAGCCCACCCAGCCCTTGCTGCCCCAGCACGCCGTTGATTTCCTCATTCACCAGTGCAAAGTTGCCCCAGCGCCCATCACCCTGGCCACCCTCGGCCCCCTCACCAACCTGGCGGTGGCGCTGGTTCAGGCCCCTGAGATCGCCCAAACCATCGATCACGTTGTCACCATGGGCGGTGCCCTAGGCCGGGGCAACGTCACCCCCAGCGCCGAATTCAATCTCTATGCCGACCCCCACGCCGCCAGGATCGTGGTAGAAGCGGGGCTCAACCTCACCCTGATTCCCCTGGACGTGACTCACCAGGTGATCACCACCCCAGAACGCCTCGCCGCCCTGGAAAGCCTCGGTACCCCCGTGGGCCAAGCTGCCGCTGGGCTGCTGCGCTACTACGGTCAGCGGGAGGGCGAAGGCAATGGCGTTGCAGGTGCGCCCCTCCACGATCCCTGCGTGATTGCCTATCTTCTCAATCCCGATTTGTTTTCCGGTCGCCCCATGCACCTGGCCATTGAAACCGACAGCCCCCTCTGCCTGGGCCGCACCGTGGCCAACCCCCACCCCACCGAGTCCACCCCAGCCAATGCCACCATTCTCGAAGCCGTCCATGGGGATGGTGTCTATCGGCTGTTAACCGAGCGACTGGCCCGATTGTAG
- the rodA gene encoding rod shape-determining protein RodA codes for MVNLQFSRNWRSWFSPWQGVDWILMVLVVGLTGFGALVINSTQLHLDTSYGLNHLVLGGIGLGICLWFARCRYENLLNWQWVIYGAVNLSLLAVIFIGTVGLGAQRWITIGGFNIQPSEFAKLGMIITLAKLLSQRDASTLGGVFKAVAITAVPWALVFIQPDLGTSLVFGVVVMGMLYWANCNPGWLVLFISPLVAAIMFHLLFPGWLVWSVLMGLIAWNTLPWRWFSSILATAVNLVSGKLGDIFWGLLQDYQKDRLILFLDPDKDPLGGGYHLIQSRIAIGAGQIWGQGIGEGSQTQLNFIPEQHTDFIFSAVGEELGLVGCAALLITYLLICFRILIIAQNAKDDFGSLIAVGVFSMLVFQISINIGMTIGLAPITGIPLPWMSYGRSALLTNFMALGIVQSVANYRHRLKFTD; via the coding sequence ATGGTCAATCTGCAATTTTCACGCAACTGGCGGTCTTGGTTCAGCCCTTGGCAGGGGGTGGACTGGATACTGATGGTTTTGGTGGTAGGGCTGACGGGGTTTGGTGCCCTGGTGATCAACAGCACCCAACTGCACCTAGATACCTCCTACGGCCTGAATCACCTGGTACTGGGGGGCATCGGCCTGGGTATTTGCCTGTGGTTTGCCCGCTGCCGCTACGAAAATCTGCTGAACTGGCAGTGGGTGATCTATGGTGCGGTTAACCTGTCCCTGCTGGCGGTAATTTTTATCGGCACCGTGGGCCTGGGGGCGCAGCGCTGGATTACCATCGGTGGGTTCAACATTCAGCCCTCGGAGTTTGCCAAGCTGGGGATGATCATCACCCTCGCCAAACTGCTCAGCCAGCGAGACGCCTCTACCTTGGGGGGCGTGTTCAAGGCCGTGGCCATTACGGCAGTGCCCTGGGCGCTGGTGTTCATTCAGCCCGACCTCGGTACCTCCCTGGTGTTTGGGGTGGTGGTGATGGGGATGCTGTACTGGGCCAACTGCAATCCGGGCTGGCTGGTGCTGTTTATCTCCCCCTTGGTGGCGGCGATTATGTTCCACCTGCTGTTTCCGGGCTGGCTGGTGTGGAGTGTGCTCATGGGGCTGATTGCCTGGAACACCCTGCCCTGGCGCTGGTTTAGCAGCATTTTGGCCACCGCTGTCAACCTCGTTTCGGGCAAGCTGGGGGATATCTTCTGGGGGCTGCTGCAAGACTACCAAAAGGATCGCCTCATCCTGTTCCTCGACCCCGACAAAGACCCCCTCGGCGGCGGCTACCACTTGATCCAGTCTCGCATTGCCATTGGGGCGGGCCAAATTTGGGGCCAAGGGATAGGGGAAGGGAGCCAAACCCAGCTCAACTTCATCCCCGAACAACACACCGACTTTATCTTTTCCGCCGTGGGGGAAGAACTGGGGCTGGTGGGCTGTGCGGCCCTGCTCATTACCTATCTGCTGATCTGCTTTCGGATTTTGATCATCGCCCAAAACGCCAAGGATGATTTTGGATCCTTGATTGCCGTGGGGGTGTTCTCCATGCTGGTGTTCCAAATTTCCATCAACATCGGCATGACCATCGGCCTTGCCCCCATTACCGGGATTCCCCTACCCTGGATGAGCTACGGACGCTCTGCCCTACTGACGAACTTCATGGCCCTGGGCATTGTGCAATCGGTGGCCAACTATCGACACCGCCTGAAATTTACCGATTAG
- a CDS encoding cell division protein FtsQ/DivIB, whose amino-acid sequence MQVSGNERLSDEALQALVPIDYPQSLLKLEPEALAQQLRHRAPLVEVKVSRQMLPPRLNVQVRERVPVAVVLPALGSEGEASEYLQAGLIDAQGAWMPTSSFGLQTASAANLPTLRLRGLQPHYQRYWPQIYATIRTSPVAVQELDWHDPSNLVLHTDLGVVYLGSYGPDLERQLATLDQMRHLPDQVPPAEVAHIDLTNPDRPSLSLAAPSETEPSPATP is encoded by the coding sequence ATCCAGGTCAGCGGCAATGAGCGGCTCAGCGATGAAGCATTGCAGGCCCTAGTTCCCATTGACTATCCCCAGTCGCTCCTGAAGCTAGAGCCCGAGGCCCTGGCCCAGCAACTCCGCCACCGTGCGCCCTTGGTGGAGGTCAAGGTAAGTCGTCAAATGCTGCCGCCTCGGCTCAATGTGCAGGTGCGAGAGCGGGTTCCGGTGGCCGTTGTATTGCCAGCCCTAGGCTCCGAGGGAGAAGCCTCCGAGTATTTGCAGGCGGGCTTGATTGACGCCCAGGGCGCTTGGATGCCCACCTCTAGCTTTGGTTTACAGACCGCCAGCGCCGCCAACCTTCCCACTTTGCGCCTGCGAGGTCTCCAGCCCCACTATCAACGCTACTGGCCCCAGATCTATGCCACCATCCGCACCAGCCCCGTGGCTGTCCAAGAGTTAGACTGGCACGACCCCAGCAACCTGGTGCTCCACACGGATTTAGGTGTGGTCTACCTCGGCTCCTATGGCCCCGATCTTGAGCGCCAACTTGCCACCCTCGACCAAATGCGCCACCTACCAGATCAGGTACCCCCCGCTGAGGTGGCTCATATTGATCTGACAAATCCTGACCGTCCGTCTCTGTCCCTCGCGGCTCCCTCAGAGACCGAACCCAGCCCCGCAACGCCCTAA
- a CDS encoding S-layer homology domain-containing protein: protein MALTGCAGGSLGNSLQKSLEADPQLQTQFPADNEAAQAESTPTIDGAGPLAEAEPNAATTARPQPGDTAFIGPAAPPGERVPNGNGAAASPGSQPAQIADASTLLDDVPADLKPYVQDWLTLGNTAGEGFADIPFQPSRTISRGEYAHWLFAANNQFYSDQPTKRIRPGSPTSTPAFQDVPPSHPYFAAIQGLAEAGIIPSALSGNAVAVTFRPDDPLTRENLLLWKVPLDTRAVLPVATVEAVQSAWGFQDAADIEPLALRAVLADRQTGDFANVLRAFGFTTLFQPKRAVSQAESAAVLWRFGHQTEGVSVPDVIRRTATDAPSEAAR from the coding sequence GTGGCTCTAACGGGCTGTGCTGGCGGTTCCTTGGGAAATTCTCTGCAAAAATCCCTGGAAGCGGATCCCCAACTACAAACTCAATTTCCTGCCGACAATGAGGCCGCCCAGGCAGAATCGACCCCCACGATAGATGGGGCTGGCCCCTTGGCGGAGGCAGAACCCAACGCCGCCACAACGGCCCGACCCCAACCGGGGGATACGGCCTTTATTGGCCCTGCTGCCCCCCCAGGAGAGCGTGTGCCCAATGGCAATGGCGCTGCCGCTAGCCCAGGATCACAACCCGCCCAGATCGCCGATGCCAGTACGCTGCTTGACGACGTTCCTGCCGATCTCAAACCCTACGTGCAGGACTGGCTAACCCTAGGGAACACCGCTGGGGAGGGCTTTGCCGACATTCCCTTTCAGCCCAGCCGCACCATTAGCCGGGGGGAATATGCCCACTGGCTCTTTGCCGCCAATAATCAGTTCTACAGCGATCAGCCCACCAAGCGGATACGGCCCGGATCGCCCACCAGCACCCCTGCTTTTCAGGATGTGCCTCCCAGTCATCCCTACTTTGCCGCCATTCAGGGCTTAGCCGAGGCCGGAATCATCCCCAGCGCCCTCAGCGGTAATGCCGTCGCCGTCACCTTTCGCCCCGACGATCCCCTCACCCGCGAAAACCTGCTGCTGTGGAAGGTGCCCCTGGATACTCGCGCTGTTCTGCCCGTGGCCACGGTGGAGGCGGTGCAATCGGCCTGGGGGTTTCAGGATGCCGCCGACATTGAACCTCTGGCCCTGCGGGCGGTGCTAGCGGATCGTCAAACCGGAGACTTTGCCAATGTGCTGCGGGCCTTTGGATTTACCACGCTATTTCAGCCGAAACGGGCTGTATCCCAGGCCGAATCCGCTGCGGTACTCTGGCGCTTTGGCCACCAAACCGAAGGCGTCTCGGTACCGGATGTGATTCGCCGCACTGCCACCGATGCTCCCTCGGAGGCGGCCCGCTAG
- a CDS encoding Mrp/NBP35 family ATP-binding protein, with amino-acid sequence MSLTLSPDSVLEVLRPVQDPELQKSLVELNMIRNVAIQDGEVSFTLVLTTPACPLREFIVEDCEKAVKTLPGVTAVKVDVTAETPQQKSLPDRTGIDGVKNIVAVSSGKGGVGKSTVAVNLAVSLAQAGAKVGLIDADIYGPNAPMMMGLSDANVMVRQGPQGEVLEPAFNHGVKMVSMGFLIDRDQPVIWRGPMLNGVIRQFLYQVQWGELDYLIVDMPPGTGDAQLTLAQAVPMAGAVIVSTPQDVAISDARRGLRMFQQLQVPVLGVVENMSYFIPPDAPEKRYDIFGSGGGEKIAADLGVPLLGCVPLETAVREGGDQGVPIVVQFPESASAKALKAISQQLAAKVSVAALAS; translated from the coding sequence ATGAGCCTAACCCTAAGTCCCGATTCCGTGCTAGAGGTGTTGCGTCCGGTTCAAGACCCAGAGCTGCAAAAGAGCCTGGTGGAACTGAACATGATCCGCAATGTGGCCATCCAGGACGGTGAAGTGAGTTTTACCCTGGTGCTTACCACCCCTGCCTGTCCCCTGCGCGAGTTTATTGTGGAGGACTGCGAGAAGGCGGTGAAAACCCTGCCGGGGGTGACGGCGGTGAAGGTGGATGTCACCGCTGAAACGCCTCAGCAAAAATCCCTGCCCGACCGCACGGGCATCGACGGCGTGAAGAATATTGTGGCGGTCTCCAGCGGCAAGGGGGGGGTGGGCAAAAGCACCGTGGCGGTGAACCTGGCCGTTTCCCTCGCCCAGGCCGGGGCCAAGGTGGGCTTGATTGATGCGGATATCTACGGCCCCAACGCGCCGATGATGATGGGCCTGAGCGATGCCAACGTGATGGTGCGCCAAGGGCCGCAGGGAGAAGTCCTCGAACCCGCCTTTAACCATGGGGTGAAGATGGTTTCCATGGGCTTTTTAATCGACCGCGACCAGCCTGTGATTTGGCGCGGCCCCATGCTCAATGGCGTGATTCGCCAGTTTCTCTACCAGGTGCAGTGGGGCGAACTGGATTACCTGATTGTGGATATGCCCCCCGGCACGGGCGATGCCCAACTCACCCTGGCCCAGGCGGTGCCCATGGCGGGGGCGGTAATTGTCTCCACGCCTCAGGATGTGGCGATTTCCGATGCCCGTCGGGGTTTGCGGATGTTCCAGCAGCTTCAGGTGCCTGTCCTGGGCGTGGTGGAAAACATGAGCTATTTCATTCCGCCCGATGCCCCGGAAAAGCGCTACGACATTTTTGGATCTGGCGGGGGCGAGAAAATTGCCGCCGACCTAGGCGTACCACTGCTGGGCTGCGTTCCCCTCGAAACCGCCGTGCGCGAAGGGGGCGATCAGGGGGTGCCGATTGTGGTGCAGTTCCCCGAATCCGCCTCGGCCAAAGCCTTGAAGGCGATCTCCCAACAACTGGCGGCAAAGGTGTCGGTGGCGGCGTTGGCTAGCTAA
- the psaK gene encoding photosystem I reaction center subunit PsaK, which produces MAFLPVLTAPVLAVVPTTLTWSPKVAAVMIVCNILAIAIGKFTIKYPSVGPAMPSSNLFGGFGVGAVLGTTSFGHLLGAGVILGLANLGAL; this is translated from the coding sequence GTGGCATTTCTACCTGTTCTAACGGCCCCTGTCCTCGCGGTGGTTCCCACCACCCTCACCTGGAGCCCCAAGGTGGCTGCGGTGATGATTGTCTGCAATATTTTGGCCATCGCCATTGGCAAATTCACGATTAAATATCCCAGCGTGGGGCCAGCGATGCCCTCCTCCAACCTGTTTGGCGGCTTTGGCGTGGGCGCGGTGCTAGGCACCACCAGCTTTGGCCACTTGCTAGGAGCCGGGGTGATTTTGGGCCTTGCTAACCTGGGCGCTTTGTAA
- a CDS encoding carbon dioxide-concentrating mechanism protein CcmK — MTIAVGVIETQTFPAVLAAADAMVKAGRVTLTKYDRSESGRQFVAVRGPIGEVHRAVAAGLEAASACPGYAEVTTHVIIPNPQENVEAVLPIEFTPESEPFRV; from the coding sequence ATGACCATTGCGGTTGGCGTAATTGAAACCCAAACCTTTCCGGCGGTGCTGGCCGCTGCCGATGCCATGGTCAAGGCCGGACGGGTGACATTGACCAAGTATGACCGCTCGGAAAGTGGGCGGCAGTTTGTGGCGGTGCGCGGCCCCATTGGTGAAGTGCATCGGGCGGTGGCCGCAGGGCTAGAAGCGGCGAGTGCCTGTCCGGGCTACGCCGAAGTCACCACCCACGTCATCATTCCCAACCCCCAAGAAAACGTGGAAGCGGTGCTGCCCATCGAATTTACCCCCGAATCTGAAC
- a CDS encoding WecB/TagA/CpsF family glycosyltransferase, translating to MVLANRSDAVKTLKVMGLPVHVGADYPDWLLAQYRAGEGSHVVTLNAEMAMQADSNPTLRQIILGADLVIPDGAGVVLYFRAKGKRVERTPGIEMAGQVLQRLAAPETAFFYGGAPGITDHAALYWQRQAPGIRIVGTQHGFLSPEEQPAFLQRLADLQPSVILVGLGVPRQELWIRDHRHLCPNSIWIGVGGSFDIWAGVKTRAPGWMCRYNLEWLYRLYQEPWRWRRMLALPHFAWRSLTYSSR from the coding sequence ATGGTGCTGGCAAATCGGTCGGATGCGGTAAAAACCCTGAAGGTGATGGGGCTGCCTGTCCATGTGGGCGCAGACTATCCAGATTGGCTGCTAGCCCAGTATCGGGCGGGGGAAGGATCCCATGTTGTCACCCTCAACGCTGAAATGGCCATGCAGGCCGATAGCAACCCAACCCTCCGCCAGATTATTTTGGGGGCCGACCTAGTCATTCCCGACGGCGCAGGGGTCGTCCTCTATTTTCGGGCCAAGGGCAAACGTGTCGAGCGCACCCCCGGCATTGAGATGGCTGGACAAGTGTTGCAACGGTTGGCCGCGCCAGAAACTGCCTTTTTCTATGGCGGTGCCCCCGGCATTACCGATCACGCCGCCCTGTATTGGCAGCGTCAGGCACCGGGAATTCGCATCGTGGGCACCCAGCACGGCTTCCTCAGCCCCGAAGAACAGCCCGCTTTTCTGCAACGGCTGGCGGATTTGCAACCCAGCGTGATTTTGGTAGGCTTGGGCGTCCCCCGGCAGGAACTTTGGATCCGCGACCATCGCCACCTGTGCCCCAACAGCATTTGGATTGGCGTGGGCGGCAGCTTTGACATTTGGGCAGGCGTCAAAACTCGCGCCCCAGGCTGGATGTGCCGCTACAACCTAGAGTGGCTCTATCGGCTTTACCAAGAACCCTGGCGCTGGCGACGGATGTTGGCCCTGCCCCATTTCGCGTGGCGTTCCCTCACCTATTCCAGCCGCTAA
- the thiD gene encoding bifunctional hydroxymethylpyrimidine kinase/phosphomethylpyrimidine kinase encodes MTSSSRYPVALTIAGSDSGGGAGIQADLRTFAFHRVHGTSVLTCVTAQNTVGVTRVDALSPEAVVAQMEAVTSDITVNAIKTGMLLNDGIIHAVSDLIGQLPHPIPTVVDPVMVSRAGAQLIDDAAVATLTERLIPQATILTPNRYEAELLTGLTLATLADMEAAARQIYQLGPQAVLVKGGGMADDLKGTDVWFDGQTLEVLTTEIVHTPNTHGTGCTLSAAIAANLALGKPALDAVRAAKQYVTQALHHSLTIGQGQGPVGHFYPLLSLDSQS; translated from the coding sequence ATGACTTCGTCTTCTAGGTACCCAGTCGCCCTCACTATCGCGGGTTCCGACAGCGGTGGTGGGGCGGGCATTCAGGCCGATTTGCGAACCTTTGCCTTCCATCGGGTTCACGGTACCAGTGTGCTCACCTGTGTTACCGCCCAAAATACCGTGGGCGTCACCCGAGTGGATGCGCTGTCTCCTGAGGCGGTGGTGGCCCAGATGGAAGCGGTGACGAGCGACATCACGGTGAACGCAATCAAGACGGGAATGCTGCTCAACGATGGCATCATTCACGCCGTGAGTGACCTGATTGGGCAACTCCCGCACCCCATTCCTACGGTGGTGGATCCGGTGATGGTGTCCCGCGCCGGGGCTCAGCTCATTGATGATGCTGCTGTTGCGACACTGACCGAGCGGCTGATCCCCCAGGCCACTATCCTGACCCCCAACCGCTACGAAGCCGAACTGCTGACGGGGCTTACCTTGGCTACCCTAGCTGACATGGAAGCCGCTGCCCGCCAAATTTATCAGCTTGGCCCCCAAGCGGTGCTGGTCAAAGGCGGCGGCATGGCCGACGACCTCAAGGGTACCGATGTGTGGTTTGATGGCCAGACTCTGGAGGTGCTCACCACCGAAATCGTCCACACCCCCAATACCCACGGCACCGGATGCACCCTTTCCGCCGCCATCGCCGCCAACCTGGCCCTGGGAAAACCTGCCCTAGATGCTGTGCGAGCCGCCAAACAATACGTCACCCAGGCTCTACACCATTCCCTCACCATTGGCCAGGGCCAAGGCCCAGTGGGGCACTTCTATCCCTTGCTAAGTCTAGATTCACAATCCTGA